A stretch of Argiope bruennichi chromosome 10, qqArgBrue1.1, whole genome shotgun sequence DNA encodes these proteins:
- the LOC129989006 gene encoding cuticle protein 19.8-like, with translation MNAMFVFFCISAFVCTAVNAGGVGVYSAAPLAAPVAAPVAAPAYTYTRPYTYSTYRVYTNNFKGSPLVAAPVAAAPVAAAAPVAAAVAAYPAPVATAAVAAPVAAAAVQTAPITYTYTSYAGYGYPYYGAYVGYVKK, from the exons ATGAATGCAATG TTTGTTTTCTTTTGCATTTCTGCTTTCGTCTGCACAGCAGTGAACGCCGGAGGTGTGGGTGTTTATTCTGCTGCTCCGTTGGCTGCTCCCGTAGCTGCTCCTGTAGCCGCTCCTGCGTATACATATACCAGGCCATACACCTACAGCACTTACAGAGTGTAcacaaataatttcaaaggaTCTCCACTCGTTGCTGCTCCAGTAGCTGCTGCCCCAGTTGCTGCCGCAGCTCCTGTTGCCGCTGCAGTAGCTGCTTATCCTGCACCTGTTGCCACCGCCGCCGTCGCTGCACCAGTAGCCGCTGCAGCTGTTCAAACTGCTCCTATCACTTACACTTACACTTCCTACGCAGGCTATGGATATCCTTACTATGGTGCATACGTTGGATACGTCAagaaatga
- the LOC129988157 gene encoding NF-kappa-B inhibitor-interacting Ras-like protein 2, producing MLRSSVPGKTSKVLICGYRSSGKTSILEQVIYGNFPCYAYPTIEDIYCALVNTDRGVKEKLRFYDTAGTVPGQSTDFLKTYMTYAEGVILVYAINSRESFSLLDQVKKDYDKIKEKKEVPIIVLGNKMDLQNERQVDTVLAQAWAQKEKVKLYEVSALDRRTLIEPFVYLASKMNPPPSKSTFPQLGKKGKPGSITMEL from the exons atgctgCGCTCTTCTGTGCCTGGAAAAACTAGCAAAGTATTAATTTGTGGTTATCGGAGCAGTGGAAAAACTTCAATATTGGAACAAGTTATATATGGAAATTTTCCATGCTAtgcg TACCCAACCATTGAGGACATCTATTGTGCTCTTGTTAATACAGATAGAGGAGTAAAAGAAAAACTTAGGTTTTATGACACTGCAGGAACT gtGCCTGGTCAGTCCACtgattttttgaaaacatatatgACATATGCTGAG GGAGTGATACTAGTATATGCAATAAATAGCAgagaatcattttcattattggaTCAGGTTAAAAAGGACTatgataaaataaaggaaaagaaagag GTGCCAATTATAGtattaggaaataaaatggaTTTGCAAAATGAACGACAAGTTGATACAGTATTAGCTCAGGCTTGGGCACAGAAAGAAAAAG tgaAATTATATGAAGTTTCAGCTTTGGATAGAAGAACATTGATAGAACCCTTTGTGTATTTAGCTTCCAAAATGAACCCACCTCCAA gcaaGTCAACATTTCCACAACTAGGAAAAAAGGGTAAACCTGGAAGTATAACAATGGAGCTgtaa